A region of Gracilinanus agilis isolate LMUSP501 chromosome 3, AgileGrace, whole genome shotgun sequence DNA encodes the following proteins:
- the OLIG2 gene encoding oligodendrocyte transcription factor 2, with translation MDSDASLVSSRPSSPETDDIFLTTRSKGSSSGGGGGFSGGTVSSSTPNDCQPELSAELRNAMGAAGVHPGDKLGGGCFKSSSSTTSSSSSTSSSSSVASSTKKDKKQMTEPELQQLRLKINSRERKRMHDLNIAMDGLREVMPYAHGPSVRKLSKIATLLLARNYILMLTNSLEEMKRLVSEIYGGHHAGFHPSACGSLAHSAPLQAAAAHPAAAHASHHPAVHHPILPPAAAAAAAAAAAAAVSSASLPGSGLSAVSSIRPPHGLLKSPSASVATPLGSGGGGGGSFQHWGGMPCPCSMCQVPPPHHHVSGMSTTSLPRLTSDAK, from the coding sequence ATGGACTCCGATGCCAGTCTGGTGTCCAGCCGCCCGTCCTCACCAGAGACGGATGACATCTTCCTTACAACCCGGAGCAAGGGTAGCAGCAGCGGGGGTGGTGGCGGATTCTCCGGTGGCACGGTTTCCTCCTCTACACCAAACGACTGCCAGCCGGAGTTGAGCGCGGAGCTTCGAAACGCCATGGGCGCGGCGGGCGTGCACCCTGGGGACAAGCTGGGCGGCGGCTGCTTTAAGTCCTCATCCTCCACCACTTCGTCTTCCTCTTCCACCTCATCGTCTTCCTCTGTCGCATCTTCTACCAAGAAGGACAAGAAGCAGATGACAGAACCAGAGCTACAGCAGCTTCGGCTCAAGATCAACAGCCGGGAGCGCAAGCGGATGCACGACCTCAACATCGCCATGGATGGGCTTCGTGAAGTCATGCCGTACGCGCATGGACCCTCGGTGCGCAAGCTCTCCAAGATAGCTACTCTTCTTCTAGCCCGCAACTATATTCTCATGCTCACCAACTCCTTAGAGGAAATGAAGCGGCTGGTCAGCGAGATCTACGGCGGCCACCACGCTGGTTTCCACCCCTCAGCCTGCGGAAGTTTGGCACATTCGGCGCCTCTGCAGGCGGCCGCTGCGCACCCAGCTGCAGCGCACGCCTCCCACCATCCCGCAGTCCATCACCCAATATTGCCGCCTGCTGCGGCAGCAGCAGCTGCAGCTGCAGCGGCGGCCGCGGTTTCCAGCGCCTCCCTTCCAGGCTCTGGCCTTTCAGCGGTCAGCTCCATACGACCCCCGCATGGCTTGCTCAAGTCGCCCTCGGCGTCCGTGGCTACCCCATTGGGCAGTGGAGGGGGAGGTGGTGGTAGTTTCCAGCACTGGGGTGGGATGCCCTGCCCGTGTAGCATGTGTCAGGTGCCGCCACCCCACCACCACGTTTCTGGTATGAGCACGACCAGCCTCCCCAGACTCACTTCTGACGCCAAATGA